The genomic DNA ACATTTAGTTTCGAAGCTGTCGGGCATCAGCTCAGTATTTCACAAGACTAATGATGATAAAATTAGCAAAGCATGGCCTGCGTTGGACTCTTTCACTCCAGTGAACTTGTCAAGTCAATGACCCTTAGTGACCCAATGTCAATTCCAAGTACAGTACAGACCATTCTTTGTTTGTTGGTTGTCTTgatgttttagtttttttttcttttttccgaTATCTaatcttgtttttttaatgtcagtTGAAAAATAAAGTTAAACTTTGTGGAAATTAGTTCACTGTCAGGCGGAAAGCTTTTTTATAATCCGTAAGCAAAGTAGTACCCGAGTTTGATTTTCTTACATGTAGCCATGCTTGTCTGACTTTAGGGtaagatgtgaaaaatacgggataaaaacatttttttagtcATAGGGATGTGTAAGAGGTAAGGAGTTAGCTTCAGAAAATGTGGGCCTCAAGGAAGCAGAGTCGAGTACTGGGCCGTGTGGGGGCGTTGTTGACCACCCTGACCAAAAGAGAGAACCTGACTGTACAGTTCCCGTTGGTAAGATCGTGGTTCCTTAGTCAGTTTCTGTCAAATGCAGTAGCTAAATAAATGTATTCAataattcggatagttttcaatcggattcgaacccacaacatacggatcagtcgcctagctgggaggccacagacagaaccagtcggctaaatctccactcccaaaaagagtggttcaatagccggctaagttgttacatttttctgactgagaccgctcaacacgttgtagagttcgtgaagcactcacgcacgcatgctcactatcatacatcgcacatacacactttatcgaagcgaagaaacgaatttcatcgctttaactgggcgaacgataacctcggggacaattctgtccaccagcagtgttacctacccagggtagaaaattcggatagttttcaatcggattcgaacccacaacatacggcatcagtcgcctagctgggaggccacagacagaaccagtcggctaaatctccactcccaaaaagagtggttcaataaaataaaataaaataaaatgacaatggaagatcttaaaaaaaaaaaaaattgaaaggtcCGCCGGAGCGGACAAAGTTtccaaaagtgccaaattttcccttttttctcttgaaatttAGTTGCAAAGCTGTGGGGCATCGGCTGAATATTTTTCTCCTATTAATGGGGACCAAAAACAGGGAGGGTTCCGTTAAATTATTTCACTTAAGTGAATTTGTCAAGTCAAATACCCTAAATGATCCATGTCAATTCAAATACAGACAATTCGTTGTTTATTGGTTCTTTGATTtgtgtagttgttttgttaaaacttgtttttaatgtcagttAAACCTCTGTGGAGATTAGTTCACTGTCAGGCGGAATGCTTTGCTTTAGTCCGTTAGGAAAGCAGTACCCGTGTTTGATTTCTCCTACACGCAGCCATGCCTGGACGTGAAAGATACGTGACAAATCAGTTAGGGATGCATGTGTAAATCAATGTGAGGAGTGAACTTCGGAAAACGCTGTCACTTAAAGGGAGCAGAGGCGAGTAACCGGGTGTGTTGGGGCGTTTTCAAGAAGTGTCAAAAGTCGCccctttgctgaatgcaaacagATGACTTTGTGACCTATAGACAAATACATTTTTCGTTTTCCGACTTGCTTTCCTTTGACAAACAAACATAGTCacaatgtgcatgtgtaaagAAAAGCTGCCATCCTTATCTCTATGACAGACACCACCAATTAAGATTTTATTtggaaagtttacatgaggTCCAAATTTTTTGTGACAGTGTATGTTCAACCAGGCATGGTGACATTTGTGCGGGGAACCTGATTTTTATTGCAGACCGTatttcactgaatgtttaaGATTGTCTTGCTGCAAGCAGACATGATGTTGTGAACAATTTATCATGCAgtgtttcatcatgtttcatGAAGTCAACACCCATACGTCTTtccatatcaaacaaaattcgtgAAAAAGGTTAAAAGAGAGAATGTTGTCTCTTTAAGCGATATCTTTAAAAGTAcagattccaaaattttgatcagatGGTATATAGCGGTTACTGGAAAAAAGTACTGGAAGTATTAAGATTGCAATGCATAGAATGTAGAAATATTTACAATCAGATGTTGCATATAAGAGGAGAGTGAAAATACAGACTCAAAGATTCAAGAATTTGTATAAAGTTACGCTAACAATGTAAATAGCAAATTTTGTGGGATTTTATTTCATAGCATATTTGCAATCTTTCAGACGCGTTCAGACGCAAGCTCCAAACATTTTTGATCACCATTGATCTTTGCATGGAAAACCAGTTTCGAATACTGCTGATCTTAGGCCAGTCTAGAAATAAAACTTACCGCTATCACTTCATGCACTGTTTTTCAAGAGTTGCAGAAACTTTTGATAGTATGAAAGAAACATTTTATCGAACTCAAACTTGTGTCAGCAGAATATAGTTTCTGGCATCAGCGAACGCCAgatcatttgatatttgatatttgaggATGGCTAATACACAGGATAGTTGACTTGCTGCCTattctgaaatgaaaaacatcTATTTTTATCCCGACATTTGATATGCAAGTGAACGAGAGGGCCGAACGACTTTTTTCATCCCAGAAAGCGACTATTGAAGTGCGCCCTCACGCTCGAGATTGGCCACACCAAACTACAGTCATTATTTTAGACAAAGGATTTCTTGTGCCAAGTTAACATTTTCATACTTCAACGCAGtgataaaaaattgatttgCTCGGTTTTAGAAACATGAGtttgaatgtaaaaaaaaaatttagtcaAACGAGGGAGTCCCTAAAACCTGTCTACCACTCACGTTAAATGTGTCACCCGAGAAGGCTTTCATTAAAGTGACAAACTTCGTTGTAACTTTTGTTTGTTGAAAACATAGACTCGAGAGAAAAAGTCGAAGGTCCATGGTTGAAATAAGTTTTGCTTTGTATAATTGACCTctgaaaatcagccatgtttaagttagaatgcacctcggggacagatatttggactcaaattttcacaattattttctgatcttccAATTGTGTGGGTATACAAAACTGCTTGAGTGAGAAACATTTTCGCTGTCTTAGTTTGccgaaaattttaaaatttttttttccccatGCAGTAGCACTGGAATGGCTGAcactttggatttcaaatacCAGCAAATGTTACGTAACTTGTTTCTctgttaccaaaatttgcgcgttgaacccctgatttttattcttaatttggtaaaagaatggttgaaattgtcatcgaggaaagtttgagcaaaagctagtctttcatttttgatgcGCATACTACTTGAAATTGCTCTCGCATGATATATTTAACTTCACAATGTGCAAGTTTTGATCCGAATGAGGGCTATCGTATTGCCCAACTGATGACGGGAATCGCTGAGGGTTTGGGTTTGTGATTCGATAACTTCGCTTCGTCACAACACAGTCTCTCCACCAGAGATAAAGAGCATCCCTTATACATTTTAAAGCAGAACACGGCTcgcaagtgaaagacttaaacttttgcttgaactttcctcaaggagtatttcaaccattctctttcaaaatcaagtgtAAAAATCGGCGGTCATctggcaaaatttggtacttgagaaacaaattattcaagatttgtcaatgtttgaaattaaaaatggctgccatatctGTGTTCATTCTATGtgggaaaatacaattttcgattttcgaaaaagtaagacggtgaaaatttttcgtACACACcgagaactttaaaatgagtcctacgcaagtggttgatcagaagaattgtgtaaaagtttgagagtccgaatatctgtccccgaggcgcattctacctaaagTCGTGCTGTCGTTTCGCAAAGGGTACTCCTGTGAAAGACTAGATAATACATCCTATACAAACTTTTCTCTCAATACGGGTCACACATTTCACAGTTGTAGTGGAAACCCTCCTGAAAAACACCAACCGCAAAAACAAACGGTTCGAATTCTGTGCATCATTTCCACGGGCATCGCATCCCCTTACACGTCTCGTATTTTATGGACGGAATCAgaaagtgtgcagtttttcaaattttatcgtCGTCAGAGTAAAGATACGAACTCCGTTCTATTAGAACGCTTCGACGACTGCCTTTCAGAGTATCGTACATTTTTTATCCTCTCTGGATGGTGTTAGTGGCGTAGTGTCGTCATGATTTGTTTGTTCGTTCTGGAATGAAATGAAAGCAAAATTAGTTAAATAATTCTTTCGCGTGAAACAACCAAAATTCACGATTTCTGTTGCTCTTCAAACTCTTCTAACAAGTATCATTTATCTCAATTTACTTATCCTGACTGTCAGAATGTCACTGTTTCTTTGTCTTCCTCCGTCTCCCTCTCTCcttctctctgtctgtgtctccgtctgtctgtgtgtctttatctgtctgtctctttctttgtctgtctgtctgtctgtctgtctgtctgtctgtctgcctgtctgtcaaTCTCTCTCACCTGTTTGTCGTCCGTCTTCTCTCCCCAGGCTTCCTTTGTATTTCCGAGAGATGTCCTGCTGTTCAGTAAATTAAGATTCAGGCTTTGCCGCTGCATTTTAGGCGAGAGGTCCTTCGAAGTCGATGCTCTCACACTTGTGCTGCTCCCAAAAGGTGACTTTGTTAATTCATAAACATCTGAACATCCGCTCACTGTACGGTTGTTCTCAGCGAGGTCACCCACGACCACGACATCCGGAACGGGGGCTTTGACATCATTTGGAACCTTTAAAGTCATATCTTTAGTATTGGAGTTCCTGTGTTTCTTTCCCCCGATCTTTACTTTATCTGGCGGTTTCTTTGTCTTTCTCTTCGCTGTCTTGCCTTTAGAAGAAGTCCCTTGCTTTTTGGCGCCCTCTAGAGACTTGCTGCTATAGTTAACATCCGGGAGTTTTCGCCTGTAACGTTTGCAAGTGCACTCCGTGCAGGTGCACACAGGTTCGTTTGCTTCTGTGTCGGCGGGTTTGTGTTTCTCGATTTTGTCGTTCCTTGGCTTCGATGGTCCACCTTTGGCACCGCAGGTGCAGCAAAGTTTCTGCAGTGGCTGTTTGTCGACATGCCGTCAAAGTGGAAGACAACGTAAAAGAAGACAGAGGAACAGGTGAAGGAAGTTGCAACACATGAAGGGTGACTTTCATAGGGATATTGTCAAAAAGTTAACTCTTCATTAAAACAACGAAGTGCAGAGTCAATTGTaaacataataaataaaaaacaatgcTTTTGGCGAAAGATAAGGAATTTTTTCAGAGCACATCCGACATTTTCTTTAAGGGACAACTCCTGCGGTTTTGTTTCGTCGGTTCATAGTCGGTGGTTGTGTTTTGTCGCGATAGTAACAGGGTCGGTTATCAACACAGCCGAAAAGATGAAAAAAGTACAGAATGCTTGTTACCTTGAGAGTAATCGTGATGTCAAGGGGGCAGAAGTCTGGTTCCCTTGTGATGTTCTGGTAAATAAGCTGCGTTTGAGAGTGTTCACACGGTGCGATGCCTCCGTCCAAGTAAGCGATAACGACGAGAGTTTGCCATCCGTTCAGCAGGCTACCGTCTCTGTAGTCTAGAGAGACAGAAAAACACGTCATTCTCAAAACGCGGGAGAAGAGCTAGAGACGAAAGCGCTTCTTGAGAAAAAAACTTACCCCTTGTGCAAATACTTCAAAAAGTGGAAAAAAGCTGCAGGAACACCTTCAACGTCACAGAAAGTCGACGTGTTAGTTATTTATCTCTTCGGTTCTTGATATTTTTCGCAATTTAACAAACATAAACTACGATAAAGATATTGAAAAATCGTTCACTTTCATTGATAACCACTGTACCGAACAATATGAATCAAAATTGTTTGCATGTTGCACGCATCGCCACGCGGTTTGACTGAATTTGGTTGTGAAACTAAGCACACAATAACACATCGCTAAAAAGTGTGATTTCTTACTGATAGGATCTTCCGTTGCCATATCATAGGTTATCTGTCCACCGGTCTCCGTCCTGCTATAAGTGATGGCCTGTATGGTGTCAACGACCAAGTCGGTGTCTCTGAAATCTAATTTCCAACTCACAGAGGCTGTTGCGTAGCCAGGCTTGCGAGTCAAGTACACCTGTAAGGAGAAGACCATGATCAAGGCCCAAAtaagtatatttttgacagttttttaaCGTTTTCACTCTGTGTATCAACTACATTCGTTGCATGCTAAACAGAGCCGGTTGACATATCTGGCATGCCAAAGCCGACATTGACTGCATGCATGATGTACATTATggatattgtcgacatttagaTCCGTGTGCTGACTcaaatttaatttgaaacaATAGCAGGGTACATTATACATGCACaaacatgctaaatactgggtattttagTGGTTTAAACGAGTAGACCGGGTTCctcaatctttttttttgtcgaAAAAGGTAATGAGAAtctttaacaaaatttaaacacACGTACTGTAAGGgaaaattcaaatcaaaattttttcccgttttaatttgcttatttcatttaAGCCATCTACTAGCCCAGATACAGAGTAACTTTTGTTGGTTTAGCTCCAATGCAAGAATACGCTTCTACTGGGAGGTGTGATCtaacaaagacaaacaaacaatcaaacacgCAGATCAATAACTTAAAAGCGGTTTTCCACCGTGATTCTGAATATACGGTATGTAAATCAGAGTCGATATTCTTTAAAATTCCTTTCGGATCTAAAATAAATGATCATTtgatacatgtaaataatttaCAACAGAAACAAGTTTAAAAATACGTCCGTTAAATTCAATATTGGTCTTGAACGTTTTCTTTCGTCGCACTACAAGTCCAGCTCAACCGTACAAAACAACAAGGAGGAACAAACAAATTGGCGTAAAGGGGTAAATGGATCGTCTAACCTCTACATGCTCGGTCACGTACGCGAGTCGTAATATTGTAACGCCAGCATACACATGgacagtgggaaaaaatgtaaattagaTTAACGATACAATTTCAGCCCAGGGAGAGGATAATCTTATCTAACGTGGTTTTTAGCTTTCATAAGTGCTTTCCATTATGGTCCGTGGATCGATTCGTCTCACTCAATCCCCCATTATGACGCATCACGCCCGTTGACAAAATAATGTCATTACGACATTGTCTGGGCTTTCCGTTCGTGTTTCCGCATTTGATGCGCGTATAGTTCCCTGTACAGAAAGTACTTCGAGACATAAACGTTTgcttttttttataaatctgtCACAAAGAATAGAGAAACAAACTCGCTAAGTGAAGCTTTCGAAAGGAAAACGAAAATGATTAGGATGATTAATCACGCTTTTTGGATCATCGTGAGATGTGACTTATTAAGATCCTTCAGATATTGcgtggatgaaatttgcaattccCCTTCCGTGACCGTTTATGTGTGACGGAGCGCAAAGGGGAAATAATATATCATTTGTCGGATTGCGTGGAAGTGGTTTGTTACTCATTCAACGCACGTCCAGTCATAAACACTGCGTATATATTAGGAAATATCAGTGGCCACAAATCTAGGGAAAACTGTTCATCCTTTAGTCTGAACGTTTTGGATTCTCGATCGATGTCGTGATTATTTTTGAAAGCAGTTGGGGGCATGTACTGCCATTGTCAAAAAACGCGCTTGAGGAACTCAAATACTGAAAATGTCTGTGTAGGCCTATATGTGCGCAACTCTTAGAATACGTTGTACAGCAACGTTACCGCGATTGATATTGTTGATTGTTGTTCTCTAGGTAGGATgcccctcggggacagatattcggactcttaaacttttagaaTACGTTTTTGCTCAAACACTTTATGAGGGGCTCATTTTGACCCACAGACATCCTTAAATCCAAAACAAGTTTTTAATTCGCGCGTCTAAGATTATTCACCCTTCTTGCCTTTAAACACGGTCACGTTACCGAGGTTTAAAGTCTGCTTGAGAATCATGATGACTGGCACGGGGACGGGTATCCGAATGCTCAAACTTTGACTCGACGTTTTTGGTCTACCTTTTGTGCGGACTCATTCTGAAACTTATGGaggaaataaatttttcaaaggtctattttttttttagaaaatcataaattaattattttccAATAGCGCTAACACACAGTTTGctgccattttggatttcaagtaTCTGTATAATCCGAGAATCTGTTTCttaataccaaattttgcaggGTAATCCTTGTTTTTTATCATTGATTTCGGAAGGGAAATTTGGTTTAAAGTTTTGGCatggaaagtctgagcaaaagtttaaacctTTCAATTgtgaggtgcatactacattAAATTATATTATTGACGATTGTTTTAGAACACTTTCGGTCTATTTTAATCACACGCCTGCACCACAAGGGAAGGCTCGAATGAAGAGTGTTGGATGTAACTCACCAGTTCACAatcattttgctgttttttgtatCTCCTCACATTTACCATTGTGTAGACACCATTCCTCCATCCTTCGATTTCCTCTCGTTCGTCACCATAACGATAGTACTTGTCATCTTTAGCATTGTACCTCAGTCGGAACAACCTCtcctttttctccttttccGACGGCTTGAAGACGTGCTCTGGTCTTTCAACCTAATTCAAGCATGAAAGAAGATTATATGCTGTAAGCAATATTCTCGATCGAATCACcatttgtgtaaattttcacCTTACGCAGCTTGAATGTAAACTGCAACATCTGTAGTGTTTTTACTGTAAGATAACACAAGGTTTTCCTGATCTTACTTGTGTAGAACCCTGATACCCATCCACAGGGCGTTAAGGGTTTACAATATTTTGGATCGTGCTCCTTCTAAGTGTCTATAAATTCACCGTAGACCAATAAGCTTTACGCAATTCCTGTGACGTATCCCAGAATCCCAGGCCGGGACAGTTGCGCTGCGAGTTAAGATGTTTTTCGTTCAGCTTGAAAGCGTAGGCATGTAGGATAGCTGTAATAAGTGTCCATCATAACATACAAAGAAAGTTTCTGTAATTTGTGTTCCTATTGTATTACAACAATGGTTTGCAAATTCTTTCAACGAATCTTTCACGGATATTGCAGACTattaatgcaacattttcctGATTCACTGACAAATTTTATAAAACTCAGAAATCATGTTCATGACAATATGGATCCAGAAGTGTATTTCAATATTCCTCAAGTAAGTCAAGAATTTGTGTCAAGTAAACATTGTCAAGTTTAAACACATCCAAAGCTACTGAACTTGATCAGTTCCAGAGATTCTCAGATTACCAGCAACTAAAACAGCAAGGTCATTGTATTACATCTATAATATATAGGGAAACAgtagtcggaactgcgcctgtgcgagttttttgtttacaaacagtgTATTTCGTGCACAATAATTAGATGCACCTCATAATcttagctgcaacatttaatttatacgatgtagattatgacagacatgttttaattttcatcaatggATACAGTGTTCACATTATGGGttccatacgacctttgagtgcagttccgacgactgtatcagTTTAAGTTTCAGAAAAGGCATTTCCAGATATTAAGAAAAGAGCAAAGGTTTCTCCTGGATCCTTAGAAAAACGTGGAAATTTCAGACCAATTTCTGTACCGGTCCTTTCAAAATCTTTTAGAAAAATGTTCATAGTCATTTATATAGATTCTTGAAATATCCACAGTCAGGTGACTGAGAGTCATTCAACCATTTTATTGACTTAATTTCTCCAACGTTTACAAACGGTATGATTTCAATGCCTTCAATCTATCTCTAGGGTGAATAGCACTATAGAATATCACCAGACAACAATGCTGAGTAATTGTTTTTTTGACACTTTTTTCACGCCAGGGGAGCATATATATCTATGATGCACCACTGTTAATTTCGTACCAACTTTCTAAACACTCAATTTGGTCGTCAAGCGTTTCCAAAACTGACCATGGGAGCCCATAAGCTTCCgtaataaaatttgtttcgTCAAATTTATATTTGGAATATGATTTCGACTGATATCGATGATAAATTTCTGGAAGGGAAACATCCATATTTATGTACATCGGTACTTTATTGTTGATCGTATAAGTCGGCATTGCCGTAATAAGGAATCGTCAAATTAACAACCGTGCAGCTTCTATCTTCGTATACGTCTCTGCCACGTGCACGGTGATCCACAGAGTAACACTGCTCTCGGATACAATACGACACATCCTATGAGGAAGGTGTTTTAAATCAAAGCGATTACGCGGATTAGTGTAGCAAACTAAGACGACCTAAAATGCAATTCCCTTGTCGGTTCTCGCCTGACTGATTTCATTCTGTGACTTTCGTGTACAGCCGGTGGTCCCGCGAGGTCAATTACACGTGCGTGGGACAAATTAACGGTGGATGTAATTTGCGTGGCATCCTAGGTACGATTCACCACAAGTGTTTGACTTTAAAACACCAACGAATTTAGGACAGCAGCCGTTAAATCTCATCTAC from Ptychodera flava strain L36383 chromosome 12, AS_Pfla_20210202, whole genome shotgun sequence includes the following:
- the LOC139145066 gene encoding uncharacterized protein, translating into MTKDTLPDEVERPEHVFKPSEKEKKERLFRLRYNAKDDKYYRYGDEREEIEGWRNGVYTMVNVRRYKKQQNDCELVYLTRKPGYATASVSWKLDFRDTDLVVDTIQAITYSRTETGGQITYDMATEDPINYRDGSLLNGWQTLVVIAYLDGGIAPCEHSQTQLIYQNITREPDFCPLDITITLKPLQKLCCTCGAKGGPSKPRNDKIEKHKPADTEANEPVCTCTECTCKRYRRKLPDVNYSSKSLEGAKKQGTSSKGKTAKRKTKKPPDKVKIGGKKHRNSNTKDMTLKVPNDVKAPVPDVVVVGDLAENNRTVSGCSDVYELTKSPFGSSTSVRASTSKDLSPKMQRQSLNLNLLNSRTSLGNTKEAWGEKTDDKQNEQTNHDDTTPLTPSREDKKCTIL